In one Lolium rigidum isolate FL_2022 chromosome 3, APGP_CSIRO_Lrig_0.1, whole genome shotgun sequence genomic region, the following are encoded:
- the LOC124694898 gene encoding metalloendoproteinase 1-MMP-like, which yields MSSSSSLPFFLIISILVPSCHSCCTRRQLLHGANSSITHLLDGGGANVTDGLKRYLARFGYVSDHSGDDGDGHLVKLYQSTLGLPVTGRLDNVTLDLLATPRCGVPDLHASARFAFFAGQPRWARAPGHFLLTYAIVASPPYQSLPLPRKAVRAAFRRAFARWARVIPVRFRETANYNLADVRVGFFAGDHGDGEPFDGPLGVLGHAFSPPSGELHLDAAERWTVGRADLMGAEGAVDLESVATHEIGHVLGLAHSSAPEAVMYPSLKPRTRKVDLTVDDVRGVQALYGSNPSFSLSSLSEPDTSAAAATTRSPGTTTATRTAILLSLVAITLLSPPNFYR from the coding sequence atgtcctcctcctcctctctccccttcttcttgatcatCTCCATCCTTGTTCCATCATGTCACAGCTGCTGCACCCGGCGCCAGCTGCTCCACGGAGCCAACTCCTCCATCACCCACCTGCTCGACGGCGGTGGCGCCAACGTCACCGACGGCCTCAAGCGCTACCTAGCGCGGTTCGGCTACGTGTCTGACCactccggcgacgacggcgacgggcaCCTCGTGAAGCTGTACCAGTCCACCCTGGGCCTCCCCGTCACGGGCCGCCTCGACAACGTCACGCTCGACCTCCTCGCCACCCCGCGCTGCGGCGTGCCGGACCTCCacgcctccgcgcgcttcgccttctTCGCCGGCCAGCCGCGCTGGGCGCGCGCCCCGGGCCACTTCCTCCTCACCTACGccatcgtcgcctcccctccctACCAGAGCCTCCCTCTCCCGCGCAAGGCGGTGCGCGCCGCCTTCCGGCGCGCCTTCGCGCGCTGGGCGCGCGTCATCCCGGTGCGCTTCCGCGAGACCGCCAACTACAACCTGGCCGACGTCAGGGTGGGCTTCTTCGCGGGCGACCACGGCGACGGGGAGCCCTTCGATGGCCCGCTCGGCGTGCTCGGCCACGCCTTCTCCCCGCCCAGCGGCGAGCTCCACCTCGACGCCGCCGAGCGCTGGACCGTCGGCCGCGCCGACCTCATGGGCGCCGAGGGGGCCGTGGACCTCGAGTCCGTCGCCACGCACGAGATCGGCCACGTGCTGGGACTCGCGCACTCGTCGGCGCCCGAGGCCGTCATGTACCCGAGCCTCAAGCCGCGCACCAGGAAGGTGGACCTCACCGTCGACGACGTCCGCGGCGTGCAGGCGCTCTACGGCTCCAACCCAAGCTTCAGCCTCAGCTCCCTCTCCGAGCCCGACACGTCCGCAGCGGCGGCCACCACAAGGTCGCccgggacgacgacggcgacgcgtaCGGCTATCCTGCTCTCACTCGTCGCCATCACACTCCTCTCTCCCCCAAACTTTTATAGGTAG